One window of Perca fluviatilis chromosome 12, GENO_Pfluv_1.0, whole genome shotgun sequence genomic DNA carries:
- the LOC120570209 gene encoding uncharacterized protein LOC120570209 isoform X2, protein MALTTNPGLVNKQSLSSPEYLTIHAFDGRVVTRISVGTQTDWRHEEECSQGTFFKFHDYKYPKQETSTAPHNNLGLLSEQSVSKNMKSELEISPDNELLDSLSKESPQTPAACQGETEESLTNLDKITSSSGSDPSEESLQTVLNICCLHCQQLKKPPVTSDQIANSVDTKEFFCCEKAWKISQILLKGAAVISKETVTDWDPAMQKDERFKGLEFERSFYQTPKAGHTLSHTHFLLFIHATFTYITAHKLVSVTLHNELTEDASTAMKEVSFPEIEIVDIENTFSFNGLNARQKRTTPLVKHYNNGQTFIVIFPDGTGQVWYPLRLAILLSASQSADWCCVLVLEDKHLQPCIQAVFTTRGEATCYHNNGSIWVNLTPWGGTYCSDTGDLKKHWGWLDDKDHVHAPPYQPLGLTMSPNLNIRIQSQEDICITFTSSERSVRLNVGTKLKPNQGKGLMLPGPDMLQRYLQQKSAEINVLLQNIQSLITFQKKVKPQQSLISQMERQQLPTKQQQSAKKTP, encoded by the exons ATGGCTTTGACTACAAATCCTGGACTTGTAAACAAACAGAG TTTAAGCTCACCTGAATATCTGACAATCCATGCATTTGATGGGAGAGTTGTCACCAGAATCAGCGTTGGTACACAAACTGACTGGAGACATGAGGAAGAGTGCAGTCAAGGTACTTTCTTCAAATTTCATG ACTATAAATACCCAAAGCAAGAAACATCAACAGCTCCTCACAATAATCTGGGGTTACTATCTGAGCAG AGCGTTTCTAAAAACATGAAGTCTGAACTGGAGATATCCCCAGATAATGAATTGTTGGATTCGCTCAGCAAGGAAAGTCCCCAAACTCCTGCAGCCTGCCAAGGAGAAACTGAGGAGTCTCTAACTAATCTGGACAAG ATCACATCCTCAAGTGGATCAGACCCATCAGAGGAGTCGCTGCAGACTGTGTTGAACATTTGCTGTTTGCACTGCCAGCAGCTGAAGAAACCCCCAGTGACCAGCGATCAGATAGCAAACAGTGTTGACACAAAAGAG TTTTTCTGCTGTGAGAAGGCATGGAAGATATCACAGATTTTGCTGAAGGGTGCAGCGGTTATCAGTAAAGAAACCGTGACTGATTGGGACCCAGCGATGCAGAAAGATGAAAG GTTCAAAGGTTTGGAATTTGAAAGGAGCTTCTATCAGACCCCTAAAGCAggtcacactctctcacacacacacttcctatTGTTCATCCATGCCACCTTTACCTATATTACAGCACACAAACTAGTGTCCGTCACTCTACATAATGAACTCACTGAAGATGCTTCAACTGCCATGAAGGAAGTTTCATTCCCTGAAATAGAAATTGTGGATATtgaaaacactttttctttcaATGGACTAAATGCTAGACAGAAG AGGACGACACCACTTGTCAAACACTACAATAATGGTCAAACATTTATTGTGATTTTCCCAGATGGAACTGGGCAGGTGTGGTATCCTTTAAG GCTGGCTATTCTTCTGTCCGCTTCACAGTCTGCTGACTGGTGTTGTGTGCTGGTCCTGGAGGACAAACATCTGCAGCCTTGCATTCAGGCAGTTTTCACCACCAGAGGAGAGGCTACCTGTTATCACAACAATGGCAGCATTTG GGTGAATCTGACTCCATGGGGAGGCACCTACTGCAGTGACACAGGAGatttgaagaaacattggggatgGCTGGACGATAAGGATCATGTTCATGCTCCGCCGTACCAGCCCCTTGGCCTGACAATGAGCCCTAACCTCAACATCCGCATCCAATCCCAAGAGGACATCTGCATCACTTTCACCTCCAGCGAACGCAGTGTACGGCTTAATGTAGGGACAAAATTGAAA CCGAATCAAGGCAAAGGTCTAATGCTGCCGGGGCCTGACATGCTTCAGAGGTATCTGCAGCAGAAGAGTGCAGAGATCAATGTCCTGCTCCAGAACATCCAGTCCCTCATCACCTTTCAAAAGAAGGTCAAGCCCCAGCAAAGCCTCATCTCACAGATGGAAAGACAGCAGCTGCCAACGAAACAGCAACAGTCTGCCAAGAAGACCCCCTAA
- the LOC120570212 gene encoding glutamate-rich protein 6-like: MSQSPSYQRDSSSASPESPKEGDISPLQLYDNLKSLEEHETCDDQKDPIANIITDNYSSSRLNTPLAANDLGKLRAGIVLQEQAIKKSNCRELRCFSTSPIKKKPPVSPEFMEVLALDGRLITLVSAQCQTDWEWVEQSLSFSCQVQKEIEDPQLLQAEVVSMDTVADSSEEPENEKIPKTEHDISCVGSPRLIAYKPEPKQTSYVEKVPEVESKQDVLHAQCDYCQQLCQPFIQSELLENETDFERLFCCELAKQMRELIIGEREKLAEEESDRKIDVNPHVPVMSEEERTAAKERAKERLRLFQLQRKPKKDNLNIDMSHIDAKHNTCHRLSKKIPCVNNGPHILQINMNKITDLFELHKETHGEPKLKFYKSGKSFLILFPDGTGNVFYPSGKAAIIISSAEDADFTYIILEDKDEAPSIKGIFTNKGDAICYHPNGRMWLNLTHVGGICFSETGALRRRWNWLYRAPHVRNLPFKPLTFTLGQHISVRIHSKQRMYITFSCQQNSVHFNVGSKLELIYPESHDKPGQDTLQSYTKKKSSEIYSLLGQMQTCMSHHSSSLSNIKPHYRFIAQTQKEKSPETIKANVNKEINTD; this comes from the exons ATGAGTCAGTCTCCATCCTACCAGAGAGATTCTTCCTCTGCATCTCCTGAGAGTCCTAAAGAAGGTGACATCTCCCCTCTACAGCTTTATGACAACCTGAAGAGCCTGGAGGAGCATGAGACATGTGACGACCAGAAAGATCCCATTGCCAACATCATAACTGACAACTACTCCAGCTCTCGTTTAAACACTCCGCTAGCGGCAAATGACCTTGGGAAGCTACGTGCTGGCATTGTTCTACAAGAACAAGCGATTAAGAAAA GTAATTGCAGAGAACTGAGATGCTTCAGTACATCGCCTATAAAAAAGAAGCC TCCGGTCTCACCAGAGTTCATGGAGGTGCTTGCGTTGGATGGAAGATTGATTACTTTGGTGAGCGCTCAGTGCCAGACAGATTGGGAATGGGTGGAGCAGagtctctctttcagctgtCAAG TTCAAAAGGAAATTGAAGATCCCCAGTTGTTGCAGGCAGAGGTGGTGAGCATGGACACTGTCGCTGATTCTTCTGAG GAGCCAGAGAATGAAAAGATTCCAAAGACGGAGCATGATATATCTTGTGTGGGTTCGCCTCGTCTCATAGCATACAAGCCAGAGCCAAAACAAACTTCTTATGTTGAAAAG GTTCCAGAGGTTGAATCTAAACAGGATGTGCTTCATGCTCAGTGTGACTATTGCCAGCAGCTCTGTCAGCCCTTTATACAAAGTGAACTGTTGGAAAATGAAACAGACTTTGAGAGG ctCTTTTGTTGTGAGCTAGCTAAACAAATGAGAGAGCTTAtaattggagagagagagaaattggcAGAGGAGGAGTCAGACAGGAAGATTGATGTGAACCCGCATGTCCCTGTCATGAgtgaggaggagaggacagCTGCTAAAGAGCGGGCGAAGGAGAG GTTGAGACTTTTTCAACTCCAGAGAAAACCTAAAAAAGACAACTTGAATATAGACATGA GCCATATAGATGCCAAACATAACACCTGCCACAGGCTGTCAAAAAAGATTCCCTGTGTCAATAATGGGCCTCACATTCTTCAGATAAATATGAACAAGATTACTGACTTGTTTGAactacacaaagagacacatggTGAGCCAAAG CTCAAGTTCTACAAAAGTGGGAAAAGTTTTCTCATCTTGTTTCCAGATGGAACAGGGAATGTTTT TTATCCTTCTGGGAAAGCAGCCATTATAATATCATCTGCAGAAGATGCTGACTTCACTTACATTATCTTGGAGGACAAGGACGAAGCACCCAGCATCAAaggcattttcacaaataaaggcGACGCCATATGCTATCATCCCAATGGAAGGATGTG GTTGAATCTGACCCATGTTGGAGGTATCTGCTTCAGTGAGACAGGAGCTTTGAGGAGGCGCTGGAATTGGTTGTATCGTGCCCCGCATGTACGTAATCTTCCCTTCAAGCCGCTAACCTTTACCCTGGGCCAACACATCAGTGTGCGCATACACTCAAAACAACGCATGTACATTACCTTTTCATGTCAGCAGAACAGCGTGCACTTCAATGTGGGGTCAAAGCTTGAG ctCATTTATCCAGAGAGCCATGACAAGCCGGGGCAAGACACTCTGCAGAGCTATACCAAAAAGAAGAGCTCAGAGATTTACTCTCTGCTTGGCCAGATGCAGACCTGCATGTCCCACCACTCTTCAAGCCTGAGCAACATTAAGCCACATTACCGTTTCATTGCCCAGACGCAAAAGGAGAAGTCACCCGAAACGATAAAGGCCAATGTAAATAAAGAGATAAATACAGACTAG
- the LOC120570209 gene encoding uncharacterized protein LOC120570209 isoform X1, whose protein sequence is MALTTNPGLVNKQSLSSPEYLTIHAFDGRVVTRISVGTQTDWRHEEECSQGTFFKFHDYKYPKQETSTAPHNNLGLLSEQSVSKNMKSELEISPDNELLDSLSKESPQTPAACQGETEESLTNLDKITSSSGSDPSEESLQTVLNICCLHCQQLKKPPVTSDQIANSVDTKEFFCCEKAWKISQILLKGAAVISKETVTDWDPAMQKDERFKGLEFERSFYQTPKAGHTLSHTHFLLFIHATFTYITAHKLVSVTLHNELTEDASTAMKEVSFPEIEIVDIENTFSFNGLNARQKRTTPLVKHYNNGQTFIVIFPDGTGQVCYPSGRLAILLSASQSADWCCVLVLEDKHLQPCIQAVFTTRGEATCYHNNGSIWVNLTPWGGTYCSDTGDLKKHWGWLDDKDHVHAPPYQPLGLTMSPNLNIRIQSQEDICITFTSSERSVRLNVGTKLKPNQGKGLMLPGPDMLQRYLQQKSAEINVLLQNIQSLITFQKKVKPQQSLISQMERQQLPTKQQQSAKKTP, encoded by the exons ATGGCTTTGACTACAAATCCTGGACTTGTAAACAAACAGAG TTTAAGCTCACCTGAATATCTGACAATCCATGCATTTGATGGGAGAGTTGTCACCAGAATCAGCGTTGGTACACAAACTGACTGGAGACATGAGGAAGAGTGCAGTCAAGGTACTTTCTTCAAATTTCATG ACTATAAATACCCAAAGCAAGAAACATCAACAGCTCCTCACAATAATCTGGGGTTACTATCTGAGCAG AGCGTTTCTAAAAACATGAAGTCTGAACTGGAGATATCCCCAGATAATGAATTGTTGGATTCGCTCAGCAAGGAAAGTCCCCAAACTCCTGCAGCCTGCCAAGGAGAAACTGAGGAGTCTCTAACTAATCTGGACAAG ATCACATCCTCAAGTGGATCAGACCCATCAGAGGAGTCGCTGCAGACTGTGTTGAACATTTGCTGTTTGCACTGCCAGCAGCTGAAGAAACCCCCAGTGACCAGCGATCAGATAGCAAACAGTGTTGACACAAAAGAG TTTTTCTGCTGTGAGAAGGCATGGAAGATATCACAGATTTTGCTGAAGGGTGCAGCGGTTATCAGTAAAGAAACCGTGACTGATTGGGACCCAGCGATGCAGAAAGATGAAAG GTTCAAAGGTTTGGAATTTGAAAGGAGCTTCTATCAGACCCCTAAAGCAggtcacactctctcacacacacacttcctatTGTTCATCCATGCCACCTTTACCTATATTACAGCACACAAACTAGTGTCCGTCACTCTACATAATGAACTCACTGAAGATGCTTCAACTGCCATGAAGGAAGTTTCATTCCCTGAAATAGAAATTGTGGATATtgaaaacactttttctttcaATGGACTAAATGCTAGACAGAAG AGGACGACACCACTTGTCAAACACTACAATAATGGTCAAACATTTATTGTGATTTTCCCAGATGGAACTGGGCAGGTGTG CTATCCGTCAGGAAGGCTGGCTATTCTTCTGTCCGCTTCACAGTCTGCTGACTGGTGTTGTGTGCTGGTCCTGGAGGACAAACATCTGCAGCCTTGCATTCAGGCAGTTTTCACCACCAGAGGAGAGGCTACCTGTTATCACAACAATGGCAGCATTTG GGTGAATCTGACTCCATGGGGAGGCACCTACTGCAGTGACACAGGAGatttgaagaaacattggggatgGCTGGACGATAAGGATCATGTTCATGCTCCGCCGTACCAGCCCCTTGGCCTGACAATGAGCCCTAACCTCAACATCCGCATCCAATCCCAAGAGGACATCTGCATCACTTTCACCTCCAGCGAACGCAGTGTACGGCTTAATGTAGGGACAAAATTGAAA CCGAATCAAGGCAAAGGTCTAATGCTGCCGGGGCCTGACATGCTTCAGAGGTATCTGCAGCAGAAGAGTGCAGAGATCAATGTCCTGCTCCAGAACATCCAGTCCCTCATCACCTTTCAAAAGAAGGTCAAGCCCCAGCAAAGCCTCATCTCACAGATGGAAAGACAGCAGCTGCCAACGAAACAGCAACAGTCTGCCAAGAAGACCCCCTAA
- the LOC120570209 gene encoding uncharacterized protein LOC120570209 isoform X4: protein MKSELEISPDNELLDSLSKESPQTPAACQGETEESLTNLDKITSSSGSDPSEESLQTVLNICCLHCQQLKKPPVTSDQIANSVDTKEFFCCEKAWKISQILLKGAAVISKETVTDWDPAMQKDERFKGLEFERSFYQTPKAGHTLSHTHFLLFIHATFTYITAHKLVSVTLHNELTEDASTAMKEVSFPEIEIVDIENTFSFNGLNARQKRTTPLVKHYNNGQTFIVIFPDGTGQVCYPSGRLAILLSASQSADWCCVLVLEDKHLQPCIQAVFTTRGEATCYHNNGSIWVNLTPWGGTYCSDTGDLKKHWGWLDDKDHVHAPPYQPLGLTMSPNLNIRIQSQEDICITFTSSERSVRLNVGTKLKPNQGKGLMLPGPDMLQRYLQQKSAEINVLLQNIQSLITFQKKVKPQQSLISQMERQQLPTKQQQSAKKTP, encoded by the exons ATGAAGTCTGAACTGGAGATATCCCCAGATAATGAATTGTTGGATTCGCTCAGCAAGGAAAGTCCCCAAACTCCTGCAGCCTGCCAAGGAGAAACTGAGGAGTCTCTAACTAATCTGGACAAG ATCACATCCTCAAGTGGATCAGACCCATCAGAGGAGTCGCTGCAGACTGTGTTGAACATTTGCTGTTTGCACTGCCAGCAGCTGAAGAAACCCCCAGTGACCAGCGATCAGATAGCAAACAGTGTTGACACAAAAGAG TTTTTCTGCTGTGAGAAGGCATGGAAGATATCACAGATTTTGCTGAAGGGTGCAGCGGTTATCAGTAAAGAAACCGTGACTGATTGGGACCCAGCGATGCAGAAAGATGAAAG GTTCAAAGGTTTGGAATTTGAAAGGAGCTTCTATCAGACCCCTAAAGCAggtcacactctctcacacacacacttcctatTGTTCATCCATGCCACCTTTACCTATATTACAGCACACAAACTAGTGTCCGTCACTCTACATAATGAACTCACTGAAGATGCTTCAACTGCCATGAAGGAAGTTTCATTCCCTGAAATAGAAATTGTGGATATtgaaaacactttttctttcaATGGACTAAATGCTAGACAGAAG AGGACGACACCACTTGTCAAACACTACAATAATGGTCAAACATTTATTGTGATTTTCCCAGATGGAACTGGGCAGGTGTG CTATCCGTCAGGAAGGCTGGCTATTCTTCTGTCCGCTTCACAGTCTGCTGACTGGTGTTGTGTGCTGGTCCTGGAGGACAAACATCTGCAGCCTTGCATTCAGGCAGTTTTCACCACCAGAGGAGAGGCTACCTGTTATCACAACAATGGCAGCATTTG GGTGAATCTGACTCCATGGGGAGGCACCTACTGCAGTGACACAGGAGatttgaagaaacattggggatgGCTGGACGATAAGGATCATGTTCATGCTCCGCCGTACCAGCCCCTTGGCCTGACAATGAGCCCTAACCTCAACATCCGCATCCAATCCCAAGAGGACATCTGCATCACTTTCACCTCCAGCGAACGCAGTGTACGGCTTAATGTAGGGACAAAATTGAAA CCGAATCAAGGCAAAGGTCTAATGCTGCCGGGGCCTGACATGCTTCAGAGGTATCTGCAGCAGAAGAGTGCAGAGATCAATGTCCTGCTCCAGAACATCCAGTCCCTCATCACCTTTCAAAAGAAGGTCAAGCCCCAGCAAAGCCTCATCTCACAGATGGAAAGACAGCAGCTGCCAACGAAACAGCAACAGTCTGCCAAGAAGACCCCCTAA
- the LOC120570209 gene encoding glutamate-rich protein 6B-like isoform X3: MALTTNPGLVNKQSLSSPEYLTIHAFDGRVVTRISVGTQTDWRHEEECSQGTFFKFHDYKYPKQETSTAPHNNLGLLSEQSVSKNMKSELEISPDNELLDSLSKESPQTPAACQGETEESLTNLDKITSSSGSDPSEESLQTVLNICCLHCQQLKKPPVTSDQIANSVDTKEFFCCEKAWKISQILLKGAAVISKETVTDWDPAMQKDERFKAHKLVSVTLHNELTEDASTAMKEVSFPEIEIVDIENTFSFNGLNARQKRTTPLVKHYNNGQTFIVIFPDGTGQVCYPSGRLAILLSASQSADWCCVLVLEDKHLQPCIQAVFTTRGEATCYHNNGSIWVNLTPWGGTYCSDTGDLKKHWGWLDDKDHVHAPPYQPLGLTMSPNLNIRIQSQEDICITFTSSERSVRLNVGTKLKPNQGKGLMLPGPDMLQRYLQQKSAEINVLLQNIQSLITFQKKVKPQQSLISQMERQQLPTKQQQSAKKTP; this comes from the exons ATGGCTTTGACTACAAATCCTGGACTTGTAAACAAACAGAG TTTAAGCTCACCTGAATATCTGACAATCCATGCATTTGATGGGAGAGTTGTCACCAGAATCAGCGTTGGTACACAAACTGACTGGAGACATGAGGAAGAGTGCAGTCAAGGTACTTTCTTCAAATTTCATG ACTATAAATACCCAAAGCAAGAAACATCAACAGCTCCTCACAATAATCTGGGGTTACTATCTGAGCAG AGCGTTTCTAAAAACATGAAGTCTGAACTGGAGATATCCCCAGATAATGAATTGTTGGATTCGCTCAGCAAGGAAAGTCCCCAAACTCCTGCAGCCTGCCAAGGAGAAACTGAGGAGTCTCTAACTAATCTGGACAAG ATCACATCCTCAAGTGGATCAGACCCATCAGAGGAGTCGCTGCAGACTGTGTTGAACATTTGCTGTTTGCACTGCCAGCAGCTGAAGAAACCCCCAGTGACCAGCGATCAGATAGCAAACAGTGTTGACACAAAAGAG TTTTTCTGCTGTGAGAAGGCATGGAAGATATCACAGATTTTGCTGAAGGGTGCAGCGGTTATCAGTAAAGAAACCGTGACTGATTGGGACCCAGCGATGCAGAAAGATGAAAG GTTCAAAG CACACAAACTAGTGTCCGTCACTCTACATAATGAACTCACTGAAGATGCTTCAACTGCCATGAAGGAAGTTTCATTCCCTGAAATAGAAATTGTGGATATtgaaaacactttttctttcaATGGACTAAATGCTAGACAGAAG AGGACGACACCACTTGTCAAACACTACAATAATGGTCAAACATTTATTGTGATTTTCCCAGATGGAACTGGGCAGGTGTG CTATCCGTCAGGAAGGCTGGCTATTCTTCTGTCCGCTTCACAGTCTGCTGACTGGTGTTGTGTGCTGGTCCTGGAGGACAAACATCTGCAGCCTTGCATTCAGGCAGTTTTCACCACCAGAGGAGAGGCTACCTGTTATCACAACAATGGCAGCATTTG GGTGAATCTGACTCCATGGGGAGGCACCTACTGCAGTGACACAGGAGatttgaagaaacattggggatgGCTGGACGATAAGGATCATGTTCATGCTCCGCCGTACCAGCCCCTTGGCCTGACAATGAGCCCTAACCTCAACATCCGCATCCAATCCCAAGAGGACATCTGCATCACTTTCACCTCCAGCGAACGCAGTGTACGGCTTAATGTAGGGACAAAATTGAAA CCGAATCAAGGCAAAGGTCTAATGCTGCCGGGGCCTGACATGCTTCAGAGGTATCTGCAGCAGAAGAGTGCAGAGATCAATGTCCTGCTCCAGAACATCCAGTCCCTCATCACCTTTCAAAAGAAGGTCAAGCCCCAGCAAAGCCTCATCTCACAGATGGAAAGACAGCAGCTGCCAACGAAACAGCAACAGTCTGCCAAGAAGACCCCCTAA
- the LOC120570209 gene encoding glutamate-rich protein 6-like isoform X5: MALTTNPGLVNKQSLSSPEYLTIHAFDGRVVTRISVGTQTDWRHEEECSQGTFFKFHDYKYPKQETSTAPHNNLGLLSEQSVSKNMKSELEISPDNELLDSLSKESPQTPAACQGETEESLTNLDKITSSSGSDPSEESLQTVLNICCLHCQQLKKPPVTSDQIANSVDTKEFFCCEKAWKISQILLKGAAVISKETVTDWDPAMQKDERLAILLSASQSADWCCVLVLEDKHLQPCIQAVFTTRGEATCYHNNGSIWVNLTPWGGTYCSDTGDLKKHWGWLDDKDHVHAPPYQPLGLTMSPNLNIRIQSQEDICITFTSSERSVRLNVGTKLKPNQGKGLMLPGPDMLQRYLQQKSAEINVLLQNIQSLITFQKKVKPQQSLISQMERQQLPTKQQQSAKKTP, encoded by the exons ATGGCTTTGACTACAAATCCTGGACTTGTAAACAAACAGAG TTTAAGCTCACCTGAATATCTGACAATCCATGCATTTGATGGGAGAGTTGTCACCAGAATCAGCGTTGGTACACAAACTGACTGGAGACATGAGGAAGAGTGCAGTCAAGGTACTTTCTTCAAATTTCATG ACTATAAATACCCAAAGCAAGAAACATCAACAGCTCCTCACAATAATCTGGGGTTACTATCTGAGCAG AGCGTTTCTAAAAACATGAAGTCTGAACTGGAGATATCCCCAGATAATGAATTGTTGGATTCGCTCAGCAAGGAAAGTCCCCAAACTCCTGCAGCCTGCCAAGGAGAAACTGAGGAGTCTCTAACTAATCTGGACAAG ATCACATCCTCAAGTGGATCAGACCCATCAGAGGAGTCGCTGCAGACTGTGTTGAACATTTGCTGTTTGCACTGCCAGCAGCTGAAGAAACCCCCAGTGACCAGCGATCAGATAGCAAACAGTGTTGACACAAAAGAG TTTTTCTGCTGTGAGAAGGCATGGAAGATATCACAGATTTTGCTGAAGGGTGCAGCGGTTATCAGTAAAGAAACCGTGACTGATTGGGACCCAGCGATGCAGAAAGATGAAAG GCTGGCTATTCTTCTGTCCGCTTCACAGTCTGCTGACTGGTGTTGTGTGCTGGTCCTGGAGGACAAACATCTGCAGCCTTGCATTCAGGCAGTTTTCACCACCAGAGGAGAGGCTACCTGTTATCACAACAATGGCAGCATTTG GGTGAATCTGACTCCATGGGGAGGCACCTACTGCAGTGACACAGGAGatttgaagaaacattggggatgGCTGGACGATAAGGATCATGTTCATGCTCCGCCGTACCAGCCCCTTGGCCTGACAATGAGCCCTAACCTCAACATCCGCATCCAATCCCAAGAGGACATCTGCATCACTTTCACCTCCAGCGAACGCAGTGTACGGCTTAATGTAGGGACAAAATTGAAA CCGAATCAAGGCAAAGGTCTAATGCTGCCGGGGCCTGACATGCTTCAGAGGTATCTGCAGCAGAAGAGTGCAGAGATCAATGTCCTGCTCCAGAACATCCAGTCCCTCATCACCTTTCAAAAGAAGGTCAAGCCCCAGCAAAGCCTCATCTCACAGATGGAAAGACAGCAGCTGCCAACGAAACAGCAACAGTCTGCCAAGAAGACCCCCTAA